A region from the Terriglobia bacterium genome encodes:
- the ribD gene encoding bifunctional diaminohydroxyphosphoribosylaminopyrimidine deaminase/5-amino-6-(5-phosphoribosylamino)uracil reductase RibD, translating to MNPQDRKFMRRALALAGKSLGLASPNPPVGCVIAQGDEVVGQGWHEYATRDHAEVRALAEAGIQARGSTAYVTLEPCVHYGRTPPCASALIAAGVRRVIVARVDPNPIVSGKGIGALRAADIDVELGLLQAEAGRNIEPFACHVTTGLPLVVGKVGMSLDGRIAAAGNPGARITSDEARKFGQQLRLQLDALLVGIGTILADDPQLTYRGKLPKARPLITVVLDSLLRTPPGARLFRSDPAPHVLIFCRPDAPLQRRRELEAAGAEIVPVEHGPEGLDLNRVLRELGERKVLGLLVEGGSEVHWSFLSARLVDKFQFIIAPMVLGGRQAVPSVGGAGYPSAGEAPRFRISRSLQAGPDLILEAYPSYSRSILSPWLTVFDRST from the coding sequence GTGAATCCACAAGACCGGAAGTTCATGCGCCGGGCCTTGGCGCTCGCCGGGAAGTCACTAGGTCTGGCCAGCCCGAATCCCCCCGTCGGGTGTGTGATCGCTCAAGGAGACGAGGTGGTGGGACAGGGCTGGCACGAATACGCAACCCGCGATCATGCCGAGGTGCGCGCCCTCGCGGAGGCTGGGATCCAGGCCCGGGGCTCCACCGCCTACGTGACCCTCGAGCCTTGTGTCCACTACGGCCGGACGCCACCCTGTGCCTCGGCACTGATTGCCGCGGGTGTCCGTCGGGTGATCGTGGCGCGGGTCGATCCCAACCCGATCGTGTCCGGCAAAGGAATCGGTGCGCTGCGCGCCGCGGATATCGATGTTGAACTGGGATTGTTGCAGGCCGAGGCCGGGCGCAATATCGAGCCGTTTGCTTGCCATGTGACCACGGGCCTGCCGCTCGTGGTCGGCAAGGTGGGGATGTCTCTGGACGGCAGGATTGCGGCCGCCGGCAATCCCGGTGCCCGGATCACCTCCGACGAAGCCCGCAAATTCGGCCAGCAGCTGCGGCTGCAGCTGGATGCTCTGCTGGTAGGCATCGGCACCATCCTGGCGGACGACCCGCAACTCACCTACCGGGGCAAGCTGCCCAAGGCCCGTCCACTCATAACCGTGGTGCTCGACAGCCTCTTGCGTACTCCACCGGGCGCCCGGCTTTTCCGATCGGATCCGGCGCCGCATGTCCTGATCTTCTGCCGGCCGGATGCACCCCTGCAGCGCAGGCGGGAACTCGAAGCCGCTGGAGCCGAGATCGTCCCGGTGGAGCACGGCCCCGAAGGACTGGACTTGAATCGAGTATTGCGGGAGTTGGGGGAGCGCAAGGTTCTCGGACTGCTCGTCGAGGGGGGCAGTGAGGTTCACTGGTCGTTCCTGTCAGCGCGTCTGGTCGACAAGTTTCAATTTATCATCGCTCCCATGGTCCTCGGCGGCAGGCAGGCGGTGCCGTCGGTAGGTGGCGCGGGCTACCCGTCGGCGGGAGAAGCGCCGCGCTTCCGCATCAGTCGCAGCCTGCAGGCCGGTCCTGACCTGATCCTCGAGGCCTACCCCAGCTATTCAAGATCGATCCTCTCTCCCTGGCTTACTGTTTTCGACAGATCGACATGA
- the accC gene encoding acetyl-CoA carboxylase biotin carboxylase subunit, translating into MFRKILIANRGEIALRVICACKEMGIPTVAVYSQADQNSLPVRFADEAVCIGPPPSAESYLNIPAVISAAEITNADAIHPGYGFLAESAYFAEVCEACGLTFIGPSPEVIRLMGNKEAARKVMREAGVPIVPGSEKIKGPIAAVLERAEEIGYPLILKASNGGGGKGMRIVNSPAELPEAIEVARNESQAAFGSSDIYMEKYLPAARHIEFQVLADHYGNVVHLGERECSIQRRYQKLIEEAPSTYVTPELRSEVGNLVVTAMQQVNYTNAGTLEFIFDDRGKYYFMEMNTRIQVEHPVTEMITGMDLVKQQIRIAGHERLGFRQEDIVFRGSAMECRINAECPDTYLPFPGKLTAFHPPSGCGVRVDTAAYDECVVTPHYDSLIAKLISYAENRNDTICRMKRALDMTIIEGVKTTIPLHQRILSDQDFLDGRITTRFLDRYAQR; encoded by the coding sequence CTGCCTGTGCGCTTCGCGGACGAAGCAGTCTGCATCGGCCCTCCTCCCAGCGCGGAGAGTTACCTCAATATCCCGGCCGTCATCAGCGCCGCGGAGATCACCAACGCCGACGCCATCCATCCCGGCTATGGTTTTCTGGCGGAGAGCGCGTACTTTGCCGAGGTGTGTGAGGCCTGCGGATTGACCTTCATCGGCCCGTCACCCGAAGTCATCCGACTCATGGGCAACAAGGAGGCCGCACGCAAGGTCATGCGCGAGGCGGGCGTCCCCATCGTGCCGGGAAGCGAAAAGATCAAGGGCCCGATTGCAGCCGTGCTCGAGCGCGCGGAGGAGATCGGCTATCCGCTCATCCTGAAAGCATCTAACGGCGGTGGCGGCAAGGGAATGCGGATCGTGAATTCGCCCGCCGAGCTGCCGGAAGCCATTGAGGTGGCTCGCAACGAGTCTCAGGCCGCATTCGGCTCTTCAGATATCTACATGGAGAAATATCTGCCGGCGGCCCGCCACATAGAATTCCAGGTGCTCGCCGACCATTACGGGAATGTGGTGCATCTCGGTGAGAGGGAATGCTCCATCCAGCGCCGCTATCAGAAACTGATCGAGGAGGCGCCCTCAACCTATGTCACACCCGAATTGCGCTCGGAAGTGGGAAATCTAGTCGTGACGGCAATGCAGCAGGTAAACTACACCAACGCCGGAACGCTCGAGTTCATTTTCGACGACCGGGGCAAATACTACTTCATGGAAATGAACACTCGCATCCAGGTCGAGCATCCGGTTACCGAAATGATCACTGGCATGGATCTGGTAAAGCAACAGATCCGGATCGCAGGGCACGAGAGATTGGGCTTCCGCCAGGAAGACATCGTCTTCCGGGGCAGCGCCATGGAGTGTCGCATCAACGCAGAATGCCCGGACACCTACCTGCCCTTCCCGGGCAAGCTCACAGCCTTCCATCCGCCGAGCGGTTGCGGGGTGCGCGTCGACACGGCCGCTTACGACGAATGTGTCGTGACTCCCCATTACGACTCCCTGATCGCAAAGCTGATCAGCTACGCAGAAAACCGCAACGACACCATCTGCCGGATGAAGCGTGCCCTGGACATGACAATCATCGAAGGAGTGAAAACCACGATCCCCCTGCACCAGCGCATCCTCAGCGACCAGGACTTTCTTGACGGCCGCATCACCACACGCTTCCTTGACCGCTACGCGCAACGCTGA
- a CDS encoding potassium channel protein — protein sequence MHPLRRLLPAGLLLLIIVVVGISGYILIEGWNLLDSTYMVVITLFTIGFQEVHPLSHAGEIFTMFIAVSGVGTAVYAGGRAVEIIVEGEMSGYRKRKRMNQRIREMSQHYIICGYGRVGHQVSQVFASSKVPFVVIDSKPETTAELELKGAPHIIGDATSDETLLQAGIKTAKGLVACSDSDVANVYVTLSARALNPGLRIVARAGLRDTEKKLLMAGADRVISPYFISGLRMAALATRPVTSDFLDLVTHGGQVEYSLFELAVSEHSALVGKSLEEADIRGVAGALVLAMRKADGSFNLQPKAASKVEKGSVLVVLGTQEQIEVLERMVK from the coding sequence ATGCATCCCCTTCGGAGATTGCTGCCTGCGGGATTGCTCCTGCTGATCATCGTCGTGGTGGGTATCAGCGGCTATATCCTCATCGAAGGCTGGAACCTTCTCGACTCTACTTATATGGTAGTCATCACCTTATTCACGATCGGCTTCCAGGAGGTACACCCCTTATCGCACGCGGGCGAGATCTTTACCATGTTTATCGCCGTATCCGGAGTGGGCACCGCCGTTTACGCCGGCGGGCGTGCGGTCGAGATCATCGTTGAAGGCGAGATGTCCGGGTACCGGAAGAGGAAAAGGATGAACCAGAGAATCAGAGAAATGAGCCAACATTACATCATCTGCGGCTACGGCAGGGTCGGCCACCAGGTGTCGCAAGTCTTTGCATCCTCAAAGGTTCCATTCGTCGTGATCGACAGCAAGCCGGAGACCACCGCCGAGCTCGAACTCAAAGGCGCGCCTCACATCATCGGCGACGCTACCTCGGACGAAACGCTCCTGCAGGCGGGCATTAAGACCGCCAAGGGCCTGGTCGCCTGCTCGGATTCGGATGTGGCCAATGTCTATGTAACCCTGTCTGCCCGCGCCCTGAATCCAGGCCTGCGCATCGTTGCCCGGGCGGGACTCCGGGATACCGAGAAGAAGCTCCTCATGGCAGGCGCCGACCGTGTCATCTCGCCTTATTTCATTTCAGGCCTCCGGATGGCCGCGCTTGCGACCCGGCCCGTGACCAGCGATTTCCTTGATCTGGTCACACACGGCGGCCAGGTCGAATACAGCCTCTTCGAATTGGCTGTTTCCGAGCATTCGGCACTGGTCGGCAAGAGTCTGGAGGAAGCCGACATCCGCGGCGTGGCCGGTGCGCTGGTGCTGGCCATGCGGAAAGCGGATGGCTCTTTTAATCTGCAGCCGAAGGCAGCCTCGAAGGTCGAAAAGGGGAGTGTCCTGGTTGTCCTCGGGACTCAGGAACAGATCGAGGTGCTGGAAAGAATGGTGAAATAA
- the thiE gene encoding thiamine phosphate synthase yields the protein MAWKLPPVYPITDLRLSGRTSHLSIVRELVRGGASLVQIRDKQTPVRELLDDIRRCVEYAARFGVSIIVNDRCDLAMLSGAAGVHLGQDDLPPAAARVVLGEEALLGFSTHSRAQVRQSNSLPVQYIGFGPVYATSTKRNHSPAVGVTELRQACRQSSRPVVAIGGIELEHIPRVLEAGAASAAVISTLMQAKSLARRMEQLLKAAARA from the coding sequence ATGGCATGGAAGCTTCCCCCGGTTTACCCCATTACCGATCTGAGGCTGTCGGGCAGGACAAGCCACCTGTCAATCGTGCGCGAGCTGGTGCGGGGCGGTGCTTCCCTTGTCCAGATCCGTGACAAGCAAACCCCGGTGCGTGAGCTGCTTGACGACATTCGTCGCTGCGTGGAGTACGCCGCCCGGTTCGGCGTCTCCATCATCGTAAACGATCGCTGCGACCTCGCTATGCTCAGCGGAGCCGCGGGGGTGCACCTCGGCCAGGACGACCTGCCGCCCGCCGCCGCGCGGGTCGTATTAGGGGAAGAAGCGCTGCTGGGGTTCTCGACTCACTCGAGGGCACAGGTGCGGCAGTCAAACAGTCTGCCGGTTCAATACATCGGTTTTGGCCCGGTCTACGCCACTTCCACAAAGCGCAACCACTCTCCGGCCGTCGGGGTGACAGAGTTGCGGCAAGCGTGCCGGCAATCGAGCCGGCCCGTCGTGGCCATCGGGGGCATTGAATTGGAGCACATACCCCGCGTGCTGGAAGCAGGAGCCGCCAGCGCCGCCGTCATTTCGACCCTGATGCAGGCAAAGAGCCTGGCCCGCCGGATGGAGCAGCTTCTGAAGGCTGCGGCCCGGGCATAG
- a CDS encoding aminopeptidase P family protein: protein MFSREIYVRRREILRKSVKSGLLLFLGNEESPMNYPANQYTFRQDSSFLYYWGLDSPGLAAALDVDSGTETLFGDDPTVADIVWTGPQPLLRDRAASVGVSLALRAASLRESIEEAMRKGRTIHYLPAYRPENILKIEHLLGIHPSFAKAYASVEFTKAVVAQRSIKAPEEIAEIEKAINISCEMQTYAMKMARAGMIEREIAGAMHGIALARGGDLAFPIIFSIHGETLHNHYHGNVMQNGNIIVNDCGAESELHYAGDLTRTFPVSGKFTDRQHEVYRIVLDAQQKALLAIKPGVPHREIHLLACRTLASGLKQLGLMKGDVNEAVEHGAHAMFFQCGLGHMMGLDVHDMEDLGEQHVGYAGTQRSPQFGLCYLRLAAPLRAGFVITCEPGIYFIPALIEQWKAERKHEQFINYDMLERYRDFGGIRVEDDVLVTETGYRILGTHAPSTIEEVEAACAG, encoded by the coding sequence ATGTTTTCCCGTGAAATCTATGTTCGCCGCAGAGAGATACTCAGGAAATCCGTCAAGTCGGGACTCCTCCTGTTTCTTGGGAATGAGGAAAGCCCGATGAATTACCCGGCCAACCAGTACACATTCCGTCAGGACAGTTCTTTCCTCTACTACTGGGGCCTCGACTCTCCGGGGCTGGCGGCCGCGTTGGATGTCGACAGCGGGACGGAAACCCTGTTCGGCGATGATCCGACGGTTGCGGACATAGTTTGGACGGGACCACAGCCGCTTTTGCGTGACCGGGCGGCATCGGTCGGGGTGAGCCTGGCGTTGCGGGCCGCGAGCCTCAGAGAGAGCATTGAGGAAGCAATGCGCAAAGGGCGCACGATCCACTACCTCCCCGCCTACCGGCCTGAAAACATCTTGAAGATTGAGCACTTGCTCGGGATCCACCCTTCCTTTGCGAAAGCGTATGCCTCGGTGGAATTTACGAAGGCGGTCGTGGCACAGCGCTCCATCAAGGCGCCGGAAGAAATCGCTGAAATCGAAAAGGCTATCAATATCAGCTGCGAGATGCAGACATATGCCATGAAGATGGCGCGCGCAGGCATGATCGAGCGCGAAATCGCCGGCGCCATGCATGGAATCGCTCTGGCGCGAGGAGGGGATCTCGCATTCCCGATCATTTTTTCGATCCACGGCGAGACGCTTCACAATCACTATCATGGCAACGTGATGCAGAACGGCAACATCATAGTCAACGACTGCGGCGCGGAGTCGGAGCTCCACTACGCCGGTGACCTGACACGCACATTCCCCGTAAGCGGCAAGTTCACCGATCGTCAGCACGAGGTGTACCGCATCGTCCTCGATGCCCAGCAGAAGGCACTCCTGGCAATCAAACCGGGTGTGCCACACCGTGAAATCCACCTGCTGGCCTGCCGGACTCTGGCTTCGGGGCTGAAGCAGCTCGGACTTATGAAAGGGGATGTAAACGAAGCGGTGGAACACGGGGCGCATGCGATGTTCTTCCAGTGCGGACTCGGTCACATGATGGGGCTCGATGTGCACGATATGGAAGACCTGGGCGAACAGCACGTCGGCTATGCAGGGACGCAGCGCAGTCCGCAATTCGGACTCTGTTACCTTCGTCTGGCCGCGCCGCTCCGCGCGGGGTTTGTGATCACCTGTGAACCGGGCATCTATTTTATCCCGGCGCTGATCGAGCAGTGGAAGGCGGAGCGCAAACACGAGCAGTTCATCAACTATGACATGCTCGAGCGCTACCGCGACTTCGGAGGTATACGCGTGGAAGATGATGTCCTGGTGACCGAGACCGGGTATCGGATCCTCGGCACCCACGCGCCGAGCACGATCGAGGAAGTCGAAGCTGCCTGCGCCGGGTAA